The following proteins are encoded in a genomic region of Alistipes shahii WAL 8301:
- a CDS encoding D-alanine--D-alanine ligase family protein — MTRLKIALLAGGDSPEREIALQSAAQIEAALDHSKYDITVIDLHGRDWHHTAPDGRQWQVDKNDFSITVDGVRKAFDYALIIIHGTPGEDGKLQGYLDMMGVPYSSCSMTSSVITFDKITAKRTLAGRVNLAREVFLRRGEAFDPAQIVAELGMPLFVKPNANGSSFGVTKVHAPEELPAAIEAAFAQGDEILIEECVTGREMGCGMLVAGGREYVFPITEIVSKKDFFDYEAKYTAGFSDEITPADITPEVKAELNRMTREAYRTCRCSGVVRVDFIVTPAGVPYFIELNSIPGMSRGSIVPKQAREMGMSLGKLYDIIIADTCRK, encoded by the coding sequence ATGACACGTTTGAAGATAGCCCTCCTGGCGGGCGGCGATTCGCCCGAACGGGAAATCGCCCTTCAGAGCGCCGCCCAGATCGAGGCGGCCCTCGACCACTCGAAATACGACATCACGGTCATCGACCTCCACGGCCGCGACTGGCACCATACGGCCCCCGACGGGCGGCAGTGGCAGGTGGACAAGAATGATTTCTCGATCACCGTCGACGGTGTGCGCAAGGCGTTCGACTACGCGCTGATCATCATTCACGGCACGCCCGGCGAGGACGGCAAGCTGCAAGGCTACCTCGACATGATGGGCGTTCCCTATTCGTCGTGCTCGATGACCTCGTCGGTCATCACCTTCGACAAGATCACCGCCAAACGCACGCTCGCAGGGCGTGTCAACCTGGCCCGCGAGGTCTTCCTGCGCCGCGGCGAAGCGTTCGACCCGGCGCAGATCGTCGCGGAACTGGGAATGCCCCTGTTCGTGAAGCCCAACGCCAACGGCTCGTCGTTCGGCGTGACGAAGGTGCACGCCCCGGAGGAGCTTCCGGCAGCCATCGAAGCGGCATTCGCCCAGGGCGACGAAATCCTGATCGAGGAGTGTGTCACGGGCCGCGAAATGGGCTGCGGCATGCTCGTCGCCGGCGGCAGGGAGTATGTTTTCCCGATCACGGAGATCGTTTCGAAGAAGGATTTCTTCGACTACGAAGCCAAATACACCGCCGGATTTTCCGACGAAATCACCCCTGCGGACATCACCCCGGAGGTGAAGGCCGAGCTGAACCGCATGACCCGCGAGGCGTACCGCACCTGCCGCTGTTCGGGCGTCGTAAGGGTAGACTTCATCGTCACCCCCGCGGGCGTGCCCTATTTCATCGAGCTGAACTCGATTCCCGGCATGAGCAGGGGAAGCATCGTTCCCAAACAGGCCCGCGAAATGGGCATGTCGCTCGGAAAACTCTATGACATCATCATCGCCGACACCTGCCGCAAATGA
- a CDS encoding DUF3109 family protein → MIEIDDKIVSADLLRECFACDIAQCKGICCVEGNAGAPLEADEVEILEREYPNYRPYMTAEGIESVERQGFMVVDEDGDLTTPLVDDAQCAYTYTENGVTLCAIEKAWAEGKTPFRKPISCHLYPIRVMRFSNGTVGLNYHRWSVCAPARRCGARLGIPVYKALREPIVRRFGEEFYKALEAAEELIKQQ, encoded by the coding sequence ATGATCGAGATAGACGACAAAATCGTAAGCGCCGACCTGCTGCGCGAGTGTTTCGCCTGCGACATCGCGCAGTGCAAAGGGATCTGCTGCGTCGAAGGCAACGCCGGGGCGCCGCTCGAAGCCGACGAGGTGGAGATACTCGAACGCGAATACCCCAATTACAGGCCCTACATGACGGCGGAAGGCATCGAGTCGGTCGAACGGCAGGGATTCATGGTCGTCGACGAAGACGGCGACCTGACGACGCCGCTCGTGGACGACGCCCAGTGCGCCTATACCTACACGGAAAACGGCGTCACGCTCTGCGCCATCGAAAAAGCGTGGGCCGAAGGCAAAACCCCGTTCCGCAAGCCGATTTCGTGCCACCTCTATCCGATCCGCGTGATGCGCTTCTCGAACGGCACGGTGGGACTCAACTACCACCGCTGGTCGGTGTGCGCTCCGGCCCGCCGGTGCGGCGCCAGGCTGGGCATTCCGGTCTACAAAGCCCTCCGGGAACCGATCGTCCGCCGTTTCGGCGAGGAATTCTACAAGGCGCTGGAAGCCGCCGAAGAGCTGATCAAGCAACAATAA
- a CDS encoding M23 family metallopeptidase, whose amino-acid sequence MKKYIFTLIALSMVFTATARKPKNTRTTEAAAREIAAADSLRLVASRQAALIDSLQNLVAVAEQRDETAESETAAPDPVVDPEQAAADSVAALRLRLRPTKIESIFDTNGLTVLDTLATENDAVQVILYSNNSWKYVLNREVAKDSTIFEKYWDTTTLFPYKEVDMSEMPKSVVIDLVDSLTSYHCPYQGSVHPRGKYGPRRRRQHQGVDLPLKTGDPVYATFCGRVRISQYNRGGYGNLVIIRHDNGLETYYGHLSERLVEPDQWVEAGQIIGLGGSTGRSTGPHLHFETRYYGQSFDPERLIDFKNGTLSRETFLLKKSFFSIYSNAGQDFEDEIANEEQDKKEAAEKAAMKYYKIRSGDTLGGIARRYGTTVTNICRLNGIKSTTVLRIGRSLRVR is encoded by the coding sequence ATGAAAAAATACATTTTCACCCTTATCGCCCTCTCGATGGTCTTCACCGCGACGGCCCGCAAGCCCAAAAACACGCGAACGACAGAGGCGGCGGCCCGCGAAATCGCCGCGGCCGATTCGCTGCGCCTGGTTGCGTCGCGGCAGGCCGCGCTGATCGACTCGCTGCAAAACCTCGTCGCCGTTGCCGAACAGCGGGATGAAACGGCTGAGAGCGAGACTGCCGCTCCCGATCCGGTCGTCGACCCGGAGCAGGCCGCGGCGGATTCCGTGGCGGCGCTGCGCCTCCGTCTCCGGCCCACGAAGATCGAGTCCATTTTCGACACCAACGGGCTGACCGTGCTCGACACCCTCGCCACGGAAAACGACGCCGTGCAGGTGATCCTGTACAGCAACAATTCGTGGAAATACGTCCTCAACCGCGAGGTGGCCAAAGACAGCACGATTTTCGAGAAATACTGGGACACGACGACGCTCTTTCCCTACAAGGAGGTCGACATGTCGGAAATGCCCAAATCGGTGGTGATCGACCTCGTCGACTCGCTGACCAGTTACCACTGCCCCTATCAGGGTTCGGTGCACCCGCGCGGCAAATACGGTCCGCGACGCCGGCGCCAGCATCAGGGCGTGGACCTGCCGCTCAAGACAGGCGACCCGGTTTACGCCACCTTCTGCGGCCGCGTACGCATCTCGCAGTACAACAGGGGCGGTTACGGCAACCTGGTGATCATCCGCCACGACAACGGGCTGGAGACCTACTACGGCCACCTGTCGGAACGTCTGGTGGAACCCGACCAATGGGTCGAGGCGGGGCAGATCATCGGTCTGGGCGGTTCGACGGGCCGGTCGACGGGACCTCATCTCCACTTCGAGACCCGCTACTACGGACAGTCGTTCGACCCCGAACGCCTGATCGATTTCAAGAACGGAACGTTGAGCCGCGAGACCTTCCTCCTGAAGAAGTCGTTCTTCAGTATCTACTCCAACGCCGGACAGGATTTCGAAGACGAGATCGCCAACGAGGAGCAGGACAAGAAGGAAGCCGCCGAGAAAGCGGCCATGAAATACTACAAGATCCGTTCGGGCGACACGCTGGGCGGCATCGCCCGGCGCTACGGAACGACCGTGACGAACATCTGCCGCCTGAACGGCATCAAATCGACCACCGTGCTGCGCATCGGACGCTCGCTGCGGGTGCGATAG
- the proC gene encoding pyrroline-5-carboxylate reductase — translation MKIGFLGFGNMAQAMAGGLVRSGAVQPGDIGACARDRAKLRSNTEPQGFRAFDDAAAVAEFADLVVVAVKPYQVEAVLAPVRELLAKKIVVSVAAGVTFDDCERMLAPGTHHLSIVPNTPVSVCEGIIVCERRHSLSDGEWRQVEALFSKIGLVLPMDTALLGISSAVCGCGPAFVAMFIEALGDAAVKHGVARADAYRMASQMIVGTGKLQLASGQHPGAMKDAVCSPGGTTIAGVAELERKGFRGAVIDAIDAIQNKK, via the coding sequence ATGAAAATCGGATTTCTTGGATTCGGAAATATGGCGCAGGCCATGGCGGGCGGGCTTGTCCGCTCGGGGGCCGTGCAGCCCGGCGACATCGGCGCGTGCGCGCGCGACCGGGCGAAACTGCGGAGCAACACGGAGCCGCAGGGCTTCCGGGCTTTCGACGACGCGGCGGCGGTCGCGGAGTTCGCCGATCTGGTCGTCGTCGCCGTGAAACCCTATCAGGTCGAGGCGGTGCTTGCGCCCGTCCGGGAGCTTCTGGCGAAGAAGATCGTCGTATCGGTGGCCGCGGGCGTTACGTTCGACGACTGCGAGCGGATGCTCGCCCCCGGCACGCACCATTTGAGCATCGTTCCCAATACGCCCGTTTCGGTCTGCGAAGGCATCATCGTCTGCGAACGCCGCCATTCGCTTTCGGACGGGGAGTGGCGGCAGGTGGAGGCGCTCTTCTCGAAGATCGGCCTCGTCCTGCCGATGGACACCGCCCTGCTCGGCATATCGAGTGCCGTCTGCGGCTGCGGCCCGGCGTTCGTCGCCATGTTCATCGAGGCGCTCGGGGACGCTGCCGTCAAGCACGGCGTTGCGCGTGCCGACGCTTACCGCATGGCGAGCCAGATGATCGTCGGGACCGGGAAATTGCAGCTCGCCTCGGGGCAGCATCCCGGTGCGATGAAGGACGCCGTCTGTTCGCCCGGCGGAACGACGATCGCGGGCGTCGCCGAACTGGAGCGCAAGGGCTTCCGCGGCGCGGTGATCGACGCCATCGACGCTATTCAGAATAAAAAATAA
- a CDS encoding YggS family pyridoxal phosphate-dependent enzyme, producing MSSIACQLSFVRSTLPEGVKLVAVSKTHPAEAIRAAYDAGHRVFGESRPQELREKHEALPKDIEWHMIGHLQTNKIKYIAPFVALIHSVDSARLAEAIQREAAKCGRTLEILLEIHVAEEETKTGWNMAELMEYVRTAPFARMPDVCVRGVMGIATNTDDGTAIRRDFMELKRCFELLQPYFGPRFDTLSMGMSHDYPLAVECGSTMVRVGSLIFGRRGLKKPVL from the coding sequence ATGTCTTCAATAGCCTGTCAACTGTCGTTCGTGCGCTCGACGCTTCCCGAGGGGGTGAAGCTGGTCGCCGTGTCGAAAACCCACCCTGCGGAGGCGATCCGCGCGGCCTACGACGCCGGCCACCGCGTTTTCGGCGAGAGCCGCCCGCAGGAACTGCGCGAAAAACACGAAGCCCTGCCCAAGGACATCGAGTGGCACATGATCGGCCACCTGCAAACCAACAAGATCAAATACATCGCCCCGTTCGTCGCGCTGATCCATTCGGTCGACAGCGCGCGGCTGGCCGAGGCTATCCAGCGCGAGGCGGCCAAGTGCGGCCGGACGCTCGAAATCCTCCTGGAGATCCACGTCGCCGAGGAGGAGACCAAAACGGGCTGGAATATGGCCGAACTGATGGAGTATGTCCGCACGGCCCCGTTTGCCCGTATGCCGGACGTCTGCGTGCGGGGCGTGATGGGCATTGCCACCAATACCGACGACGGCACGGCGATACGCCGCGATTTCATGGAGCTGAAACGCTGTTTCGAACTGCTGCAACCCTACTTCGGACCGCGGTTCGACACGCTGTCGATGGGCATGTCGCACGACTATCCGCTGGCGGTCGAGTGCGGCTCGACGATGGTGCGCGTCGGCTCGTTGATATTCGGCCGGCGCGGGCTTAAGAAGCCCGTTTTATGA
- a CDS encoding WD40-like domain containing protein, translating into MRKMLFLLLSGAIFGACSSDKDRVLVFVKNVVMPPDSWVFAPGDGVTVSAEGFEADDEIMLEIHWQESAEGFAPEGYAKGVRGIVTVRSATSVTFLAPGHYPASTVRVLLLRRGRMMPLGKIRVADGTPKAEALYGISKSDTDETLIERIDLSTGGVTRVATLGIGRGIACAVGLPGSGWIYGVCSGSMAGFDLTMNYYDDFGYRNYLFAGQVTDSSVGLISHDAGRLTLTTRSATRSPSPAPVSWQVPDEVVQTLAVQPFVRVGSDLLLAQRNADGTCAPLVLRVYGGAGPGEAVGADAMIPFWTVVASADEPDRMVQAGGYAVSAGGKTQLRLFNAAGDGAFGETLAEVPGTALSVTEYAPDKDSLEIYLLCEADGMRRIHVYDALKKTQRTLPGEFGCSEIVMAK; encoded by the coding sequence ATGAGAAAGATGCTGTTTCTGCTCCTTTCCGGGGCGATCTTCGGGGCCTGTTCTTCGGACAAGGACCGGGTTCTCGTTTTCGTGAAGAACGTCGTCATGCCGCCCGATTCGTGGGTCTTTGCGCCCGGCGACGGGGTGACCGTCTCGGCCGAAGGGTTTGAGGCTGATGACGAAATCATGCTCGAAATCCATTGGCAGGAGAGTGCCGAAGGGTTCGCTCCGGAGGGTTATGCCAAGGGCGTGCGCGGGATCGTCACGGTGCGTTCCGCCACGAGCGTCACCTTTCTGGCCCCGGGGCACTACCCCGCTTCGACGGTTCGGGTGCTGTTGCTCCGCCGGGGCCGGATGATGCCGCTGGGCAAGATCCGCGTTGCCGACGGAACCCCGAAAGCCGAAGCGCTCTACGGCATTTCGAAATCCGATACGGACGAAACCCTGATCGAGCGCATCGACCTGTCAACGGGCGGGGTGACACGGGTTGCGACGCTCGGCATCGGCCGGGGAATCGCCTGCGCCGTGGGGCTTCCCGGCTCGGGCTGGATTTACGGCGTCTGCTCCGGTTCGATGGCAGGTTTCGACCTCACGATGAATTATTATGACGATTTCGGGTACCGGAATTACCTGTTTGCCGGGCAGGTCACCGATTCCTCCGTCGGACTCATTTCCCACGACGCGGGGCGGCTGACGCTGACGACCCGAAGCGCGACCCGCTCTCCCTCCCCGGCTCCGGTCTCCTGGCAGGTGCCCGACGAGGTCGTGCAGACGCTGGCCGTGCAGCCGTTCGTGCGGGTCGGTTCCGACCTGCTGCTCGCGCAGCGCAATGCCGACGGGACGTGCGCTCCGCTGGTGTTGAGGGTCTACGGCGGGGCGGGACCGGGCGAAGCCGTCGGGGCCGATGCGATGATCCCCTTTTGGACCGTGGTCGCCTCGGCCGACGAGCCGGACAGGATGGTTCAGGCGGGCGGCTATGCCGTTTCGGCCGGGGGCAAAACGCAGCTGCGGCTGTTCAACGCCGCCGGTGACGGCGCTTTCGGCGAGACGCTGGCCGAAGTTCCGGGCACGGCGCTTTCGGTCACGGAGTATGCTCCCGATAAGGATTCGCTGGAAATCTACCTGCTGTGCGAGGCGGACGGCATGCGTCGCATCCACGTCTACGATGCGCTGAAGAAGACGCAGCGAACCCTTCCCGGGGAGTTCGGCTGCTCGGAGATCGTCATGGCGAAATAG
- a CDS encoding C69 family dipeptidase, with protein MKKIRLILAAAAALTYGAASACTNFIVTQGASTDGSVMVTYAADSHALYGALYHTPGGKHKSGAMLPVYEWDTGRYLTDIPQVRETWSTIGNMNEHSLIIGETTYGGRPELEDSTGRMDYGSLIYITLQRAKTAREAISVIAELADTYGYASSGESFSIADPDEAWIMELIGKGFKDDGKGGNARKGIVWVARRIPDGYVSAHANQARITTFPKDDPENCLYSPDVISFAREMGYYNGPDADFSFSDAYAPLDFGGMRACEARVWAFFRTVADDMDRYTDYAMGHNKDNRMPLWVKPRAKVSPKTLFDCMRDHYEGTPMDMTADLGAGGHNCPYRWRPMEFEVDGVKYVNERATATQQTGFWFVAQARPDVTRDMGILWFGVDDAATSCLTPIFCSAQEVPGCFREDNGSMLEYSPTSAFWLFNRTTNFAYMRYDMISADIRKVTDKWENDMLRNVQALNARVGKMSPEARRSHLTQLSVETAQQLFDRWQRLNNYLLVKYMDGNVKSEHGDVLTFLDGDGSAAHFVDNGNGKQIPGKIQFPGYNEKWKRAVAKDNGEILKVVK; from the coding sequence ATGAAAAAAATCCGATTGATTCTTGCAGCGGCGGCCGCCCTCACATACGGCGCGGCGTCGGCCTGCACCAATTTCATCGTCACCCAAGGTGCCTCGACCGACGGTTCGGTGATGGTCACCTATGCGGCGGACTCCCACGCGCTCTACGGCGCACTGTACCACACCCCCGGCGGCAAACACAAGTCCGGGGCGATGCTGCCCGTCTACGAATGGGACACAGGCCGTTACCTGACGGACATCCCGCAGGTCCGCGAAACCTGGTCGACCATCGGCAACATGAACGAACATTCGCTCATCATCGGCGAGACGACCTACGGAGGCCGCCCCGAACTGGAGGACTCGACGGGCCGCATGGACTACGGGTCGCTGATCTACATCACCTTGCAGCGTGCCAAAACCGCACGTGAGGCCATCAGCGTGATCGCCGAGCTGGCCGACACCTACGGCTACGCGTCGAGCGGCGAGTCGTTCTCGATCGCCGACCCCGACGAGGCGTGGATCATGGAGCTGATCGGCAAGGGTTTCAAGGACGACGGCAAGGGCGGCAACGCCCGCAAAGGCATCGTCTGGGTGGCCCGCCGCATTCCCGACGGCTACGTCTCGGCCCACGCCAACCAGGCCCGCATCACCACCTTCCCGAAGGACGATCCCGAGAACTGCCTCTACTCCCCGGACGTGATCTCGTTCGCCCGTGAAATGGGTTACTACAACGGCCCGGACGCCGATTTCAGCTTCTCGGACGCCTACGCGCCGCTCGACTTCGGCGGCATGCGCGCCTGCGAAGCCCGCGTGTGGGCCTTCTTCCGCACCGTGGCCGACGACATGGACCGATACACCGACTACGCGATGGGCCACAACAAGGACAACCGCATGCCGCTGTGGGTCAAGCCCCGCGCGAAGGTGTCGCCCAAGACGCTCTTCGACTGCATGCGCGACCACTACGAGGGGACCCCGATGGACATGACCGCGGATCTCGGCGCCGGAGGCCACAACTGCCCCTACCGCTGGCGTCCGATGGAATTCGAGGTCGACGGCGTGAAGTACGTCAACGAGCGCGCCACGGCCACCCAGCAGACCGGATTCTGGTTCGTGGCGCAGGCCCGGCCCGACGTGACGCGCGACATGGGCATCCTCTGGTTCGGCGTGGACGACGCGGCCACCTCGTGCCTGACGCCGATCTTCTGCTCGGCGCAGGAGGTCCCCGGGTGTTTCCGCGAGGACAACGGCTCGATGCTCGAATATTCGCCCACGTCGGCGTTCTGGCTCTTCAACCGCACGACCAATTTCGCCTACATGCGCTACGACATGATCTCCGCGGACATCCGCAAGGTCACGGACAAGTGGGAGAACGACATGCTCCGCAACGTGCAGGCGCTCAACGCCCGAGTCGGAAAAATGTCGCCCGAGGCACGCCGCAGCCACCTCACGCAGCTGAGCGTGGAGACGGCGCAGCAGCTGTTCGACCGCTGGCAGCGGCTCAACAACTACCTGCTGGTGAAATACATGGACGGCAACGTCAAGAGCGAGCACGGCGACGTGCTGACGTTCCTCGACGGCGACGGCTCTGCGGCGCATTTCGTCGACAACGGCAACGGGAAACAGATTCCCGGCAAGATCCAGTTCCCGGGCTACAACGAGAAATGGAAGCGCGCCGTGGCCAAAGACAATGGTGAAATACTAAAAGTAGTGAAATGA
- the lpdA gene encoding dihydrolipoyl dehydrogenase: MRYDIIIVGSGPGGYVAAIRAAQLGKKTALVERAEPGGVCLNWGCIPTKALLKSAQVYGYCKNAEHYGLELAGEVRPNLEAIVARSRSVAETMSKGVRFLLNKNKIDLIPGFGRLTAPGRIDVDGAEYEADHIVLATGARPREMAFMPIDGEHVISSRQALTLTRLPESMIVVGSGAIGSEFAWFYAALGVRVTIVEYMPRMMPLEDEEVSKTMERAFRKLRATVLTSTTVKAVKVNAEGLCEVEIEGKKGAETLTADVVLSAVGIQSNIEGIGLEELGVAVERDKVVVDEFYRTNVPGVYAIGDIVPGPALAHVASAEAVCCVESICGLAPAPVDYTTIPSCIFTQPEVASVGMTEQQAQERGIAYKAGRFPFTASGKATAAGDRDGFVKLLFDEEDRLLGAHMVGASVTEMLAEPTLARTLGVTAHRIARTIHAHPTMNEGVMEAAEAALGAAIHL, encoded by the coding sequence ATGCGGTACGACATCATCATCGTGGGCAGCGGCCCCGGAGGCTATGTGGCGGCGATCCGCGCCGCGCAGTTAGGGAAAAAGACGGCGCTCGTGGAGCGCGCCGAACCGGGAGGCGTCTGCCTCAACTGGGGCTGCATCCCGACCAAGGCGCTGCTCAAGAGCGCGCAGGTCTACGGATACTGCAAAAACGCGGAGCATTACGGACTGGAACTTGCAGGGGAGGTGCGCCCCAACCTCGAAGCCATCGTGGCGCGTTCGCGCAGCGTGGCCGAAACCATGTCGAAGGGCGTGCGGTTCCTGCTGAACAAGAACAAGATCGACCTGATCCCCGGATTCGGGCGGCTCACGGCCCCGGGGCGCATAGACGTCGACGGGGCGGAGTACGAGGCCGACCACATCGTCCTCGCCACGGGAGCCAGGCCGCGCGAAATGGCCTTCATGCCCATCGACGGCGAGCATGTGATCTCGTCGCGGCAGGCGCTGACGCTCACGCGCCTGCCCGAATCAATGATCGTCGTAGGTTCGGGAGCCATCGGCAGCGAGTTCGCGTGGTTCTACGCCGCGCTGGGCGTGCGGGTCACCATCGTCGAATACATGCCCCGCATGATGCCGCTCGAAGACGAGGAGGTGTCGAAGACCATGGAGCGCGCATTCCGCAAACTGCGCGCGACGGTGCTCACTTCGACCACGGTGAAAGCAGTGAAGGTCAACGCCGAAGGGCTTTGCGAAGTGGAGATCGAGGGCAAAAAAGGCGCGGAGACCCTGACGGCCGATGTCGTGCTGTCGGCCGTGGGCATCCAATCCAACATCGAAGGCATCGGCCTCGAAGAGCTGGGCGTCGCCGTCGAACGCGACAAGGTCGTCGTGGACGAATTCTACCGCACCAACGTTCCGGGCGTCTACGCCATCGGCGACATCGTGCCGGGTCCGGCGCTGGCGCACGTGGCTTCGGCCGAGGCCGTCTGCTGCGTGGAGTCCATCTGCGGACTCGCCCCCGCGCCGGTGGACTACACGACCATTCCGTCGTGCATCTTCACCCAGCCCGAAGTGGCGTCGGTCGGCATGACCGAACAGCAGGCGCAGGAGCGCGGCATCGCCTATAAAGCCGGCCGCTTCCCCTTCACCGCATCGGGCAAGGCCACGGCGGCGGGCGACCGCGACGGATTCGTCAAACTGCTCTTCGACGAAGAGGACCGCCTGCTGGGAGCGCACATGGTCGGGGCGTCGGTGACCGAGATGCTGGCCGAGCCGACGCTGGCGCGCACGCTGGGCGTCACGGCCCACCGGATCGCCCGCACGATCCACGCCCATCCGACGATGAACGAAGGCGTCATGGAAGCCGCCGAAGCGGCCCTGGGCGCGGCGATCCACCTGTAA
- a CDS encoding IS110 family transposase — MHYLYYVGLDVSKETFDASLVAFEDANEMAHRKFANSRKGICSCLHWVEKRHGILLDDVIFCAEDMGSYISEMAVCASDRTLNFNFSLISPLVIKYSMGIARGKTDRVDARRIAEYAITHYRKIALYLPAEKELCQLRTWLILRAHLAKQRVAKLVLLEKLDYKEKFADVSIQRSMLQEEIAYAEIHMKTIEREMKELIAADSNICRNYKLLTSIKGVGPITAIVMLCSTLNFTKITDHRKFACYCGLAPFEHSSGTSVRGGCHTSSMANRDIKVQLNRSALIAIRCDPQLKAYYERKAAEGKHKFSVLNAVRAKIAARCFAVVRRGTPYVALQI, encoded by the coding sequence ATGCACTATTTGTATTATGTGGGTCTGGATGTGTCGAAAGAGACTTTCGATGCGTCTTTGGTCGCCTTCGAGGATGCAAACGAGATGGCTCACCGCAAATTCGCCAACTCCCGAAAAGGGATCTGCTCGTGTCTGCACTGGGTTGAGAAGCGGCATGGTATTCTGCTCGACGATGTGATTTTCTGCGCCGAGGATATGGGGAGCTACATATCCGAGATGGCGGTTTGTGCTTCCGACAGGACGCTGAATTTCAATTTTTCACTGATCTCGCCGTTGGTAATCAAGTATTCGATGGGTATTGCCCGTGGCAAAACAGACAGAGTGGATGCCCGGCGTATCGCCGAGTATGCGATCACTCACTATCGGAAGATAGCCCTTTATCTGCCTGCAGAGAAGGAGCTGTGTCAGTTGCGCACATGGCTGATCTTAAGGGCTCATCTGGCAAAACAACGTGTAGCGAAACTGGTGTTGCTCGAAAAATTAGACTACAAAGAGAAATTCGCGGATGTATCTATTCAACGTTCCATGCTCCAGGAGGAGATCGCGTATGCAGAAATTCATATGAAAACCATCGAACGGGAAATGAAGGAACTGATAGCCGCCGACAGCAACATTTGCCGGAACTACAAGCTGCTGACCAGCATCAAAGGTGTAGGGCCGATCACGGCCATTGTGATGCTCTGTTCGACGCTTAATTTCACCAAAATCACAGACCACCGCAAGTTTGCCTGCTATTGCGGGCTGGCTCCGTTCGAACATAGCTCCGGCACAAGCGTTCGCGGGGGATGCCACACATCGAGCATGGCGAATCGAGACATTAAAGTACAACTGAACCGCAGTGCACTGATTGCCATCAGGTGTGATCCGCAACTAAAGGCATATTACGAACGCAAAGCGGCTGAAGGTAAACATAAATTCAGCGTCCTGAATGCTGTGAGGGCCAAAATCGCCGCCAGATGCTTTGCCGTCGTAAGGCGTGGAACACCATATGTAGCGTTGCAGATATAA
- a CDS encoding DUF3408 domain-containing protein — MDSLKEKDNPAPNPAKRPRIEVDEELMRQMIAGQAPLDSEVVRRIPEPEEEDTNALEENTSETVSGASAPTAEKTGIDSTASTVKEHSGFRRKKLTLPDFERTFFAPVDCRNRSAIYVSTRTKHKVSEILHLLGNESTRLTALVDNMLRFVMDIYSGELNYLHEKKNNRRPF, encoded by the coding sequence ATGGATTCATTAAAGGAAAAAGACAACCCCGCACCCAATCCTGCTAAGCGTCCCCGTATCGAAGTCGACGAGGAACTGATGCGTCAGATGATCGCCGGACAAGCCCCTTTGGACTCGGAAGTCGTCCGCAGGATTCCCGAGCCGGAAGAGGAAGATACGAACGCTCTTGAGGAAAACACATCGGAAACGGTATCCGGAGCATCGGCACCGACTGCTGAGAAAACAGGCATAGACTCCACTGCGAGTACCGTAAAAGAACATTCCGGTTTCCGTCGGAAAAAGCTCACGCTACCGGATTTTGAACGCACGTTCTTCGCTCCGGTGGATTGCCGCAACCGCTCTGCGATCTATGTCAGTACCCGAACCAAGCACAAAGTATCGGAAATACTCCACCTGTTAGGGAATGAGAGTACAAGGCTTACGGCCTTGGTCGACAATATGCTGCGATTTGTCATGGACATTTACAGCGGTGAGCTGAATTATCTCCACGAGAAGAAGAACAACAGACGACCGTTTTGA